Proteins encoded within one genomic window of Tachysurus vachellii isolate PV-2020 chromosome 16, HZAU_Pvac_v1, whole genome shotgun sequence:
- the ppp1r12a gene encoding protein phosphatase 1 regulatory subunit 12A isoform X1, translating to MADAKQKRNEQLKRWLGSETDLEPPLLKKKKTKVKFDEGAVFLAACSSGDTEEVLRLLERGADINYANVDGLTALHQACIDDNMDMVTFLVEHGACINQPDNEGWIPLHAAASCGYLDIAEYLINEGANVGVVNSEGETPLDIAEEEPMEELLKNEINRQGVDIEAARKEEERIMLRDARQWLNSGQINDVRHTKSGGTALHVAAAKGYAEVLKLLIQAGYDVNIKDYDGWTPLHAAAHWGKDEACRILVENLCDMDLVNKVGQTAFDVADEDVLGYLEELQKKQNLLSEKKDAKKSPLIETTTTADNNQSTKPAVKSKETLLLEVEKNAPHIENLESEKTDEELEGKKDESSCSSEEEDEDDSESENEADKTKSAAPVSNSTSSVPAPAPVSTPSNTPTTPTSPVKKVSVPTGKVSPKEEERKDESPASWRLGLRKTGSYGALAEISATKEAQKEKDLSGVMRSASSPRLTSSLDNKDKEKEKEKSLAYVAPTFPRRHPSASDIDEKENRDSAASLVRSGSYTRRRWEEDLKNNDTTSLNRTSSYQRSTSHTLTLGRSSSSRDLPAKSSSASSLDPNSTKASSSYYQSYSIHRSGSFGRRQDDAVSSTSSAVTTTTSSTSTNTITSPTGHRSVSRYWSEDGAEKEKESATVIPTINTAATTTTTTTHTTAGDGRERRRSYLTPVRDEESESQRKARSRQARQSRRSTQGVTLTDLQEAEKTIGRNRPLRSREEEKEKEEKEKQDKEKQEEKKEIEPKEDDYRSRYRFEERYRTPSLSSSSSTTVPSSSVTSSLYTSSSSLNRPDSLSGIIPSYRSSARDTEKDKKEEEKEGEDKSQPRSIRDRRRPREKRRSTGVPFWTQDSDENDPEQHSDSEEGSTKAETQSERLSRNDGSSSGSSLPDRYEPRESRRSYSRLDREDSTDYKKLYEQIQAENEKLKSQLRDTHLELDDLKRQLERATQVRGLQRQERFADRSQLEMEKRERRALERKISEMEEELKMLPDLKADNQRLKDENGALIRVISKLSK from the exons GCGTGTATAGATGATAACATGGACATGGTGACGTTCCTAGTGGAACACGGTGCCTGCATCAATCAGCCTGATAATGAGGGATGGATCCCCCTGCATGCCGCCGCTTCCTGTGGATACTTGGACATCGCAGA gtatcTGATCAATGAGGGTGCGAATGTGGGCGTGGTTAATAGTGAGGGAGAGACGCCGCTGGACATCGCAGAGGAAGAGCCAATGGAGGAGCTGctgaaaaatgaaatcaacCGACAAG gtGTGGATATAGAAGCAGCgaggaaggaggaggagcgCATCATGCTACGTGACGCTCGTCAGTGGCTAAACAGCGGGCAAATCAACGACGTCCGACACACCAAGTCAGGAGGAACCGCGCTGCACGTCGCCGCTGCTAAAGGCTACGCAGAGGTTTTAAA GCTTTTAATCCAGGCAGGTtatgatgtaaatattaaagattATGACGGCTGGACTCCTCTTCATGCTGCTGCTCACTGGGGGAAGGATGAAGCCTGCAGGATCCTGGTGGAGAACCTGTGTGACATGGACCTCGTTAATAAAGTG ggtcaAACGGCCTTCGATGTGGCCGATGAAGATGTTCTGGGATATTTAGAAGAGttacaaaagaaacagaatctG CTCAGTGAGAAGAAAGACGCTAAGAAATCTCCCTTGATAGAGACCACCACTACAGCAGATAATAACCAGTCCACTAAACCTGCCGTGAAGAg TAAAGAGACACTGTTACTAGAGGTGGAGAAGAACGCTCCTCACATCGAGAACTTGGAGTCAGAGAAAACTGATGAGGAATTGGAGGGGAAGAAGGACGAGTCCAGCTGCTCCAGtgaagaagaggatgaagacGACTCTGAGTCTGAGAACGAAGCAG ATAAGACCAAGTCAGCTGCTCCAGTGAGTAACTCCACCAGTTCTGTCCCCGCCCCCGCCCCAGTATCCACCCCCAGCAACACTCCGACCACGCCCACCTCACCTGTTAAAAAG GTGAGTGTACCTACAGGTAAAGTGTCTCctaaagaggaggagaggaaggatGAGTCGCCGGCATCATGGAGACTGGGCTTGAGGAAGACAGGAAGTTACGGTGCACTGGCAGAGATCAGTGCAACAAAAGAGGCTCAGAAGGAGAAAGACCTGAGTGGGGTGATGCGCTCAGCCTCCTCACCACGACTCACCTCCTCACTGGATAACAAGGACAAGGAGAAG GAAAAGGAGAAGTCTCTGGCATACGTGGCTCCCACTTTCCCAAGAAGACACCCGAGTGCATCAGATATAGACGAGAAGGAAAACag GGACTCAGCAGCTAGTCTGGTGCGAAGTGGTTCTTACACACGGAGACGCTGGGAAGAAGATCTGAAGAACAACGACACAACCTCCTTAAACCGAACATCCAGCTACCAGCGCAG CACgtcacacactttaacacttgGCCGAAGCAGCAGTTCTCGCGATCTTCCTGCAAAATCATCTTCGGCTTCCAGTCTGGATCCTAACAGCACTAAAGCTTCATCGTCCTACTACCAGTCTTACAGCATACAccgcag cggaTCGTTTGGAAGGAGGCAAGACGATGCTGTGAGCTCCACTTCCTCTGCTGTTACTACGACGACAAGCTCCACCTCCACTAACACAATTACCTCACCTACAGGACACCGCAGTGTGTCCAG GTATTGGTCCGAGGATGGGgcggagaaagagaaggaatcGGCGACTGTAATTCCCACCATTAACACTGCAGCCACCACAactaccaccaccacacacactactgcagGAGATGGCAGAGAGAGACGCAG ATCATACCTCACTCCTGTGCGTGATGAGGAGTCCGAGTCTCAGAGGAAAGCTCGGTCTCGACAGGCCAGGCAGTCCAGAAGGTCCACACAG GGAGTGACCTTAACTGACCTCCAGGAGGCTGAGAAGACCATCGGTCGCAATCGTCCGCTGCGGTCtcgagaggaggagaaggaaaaagaagagaaggagaaacaggACAAggagaagcaggaggagaagaaggagatcGAGCCAAAAGAGGATGACTATCGTTCACGCTATCGCTTTGAGGAG CGATACCGCACCCCTTCCTTGAGCTCGTCCTCTTCCACTACTGTGCCGTCGTCCTCCGTTACTTCATCACTCTACACGTCCTCTTCCTCGCTGAACCGCCCTGACAGTCTGAGTGGAATCATACCCAGCTACAGAAGCTCTGCCCGCGACACTGAGAAAG ataagaaagaagaagaaaaggagggAGAGGATAAAAGTCAGCCTCGCTCTATACGTGATCGCAGACGTCCTCGAGAGAAACGGCGCTCTACTGGAGTCCCATTCTGGACACAAGAT AGCGATGAGAATGACCCAGAACAGCACTCGGACTCAGAGGAAGGGAGCACTAAAGCAGAAACACAG AGTGAAAGACTCTCGAG AAACGACGGCTCGTCCTCTGGTTCGTCCCTCCCTGATCGTTACGAGCCCAGAGAGAGCCGCCGGTCGTATTCACGACTCGACCGAGAGGACAGCACTGACTACAAGAAG ctttatGAACAGATCCAAGCTGAAAATGAGAAGCTTAAATCTCAGTTACGCGACACACATCTGGAGCTGGATGATCTAAAGAGGCAGCTGGAGAGGGCCACACAGGTGAGGGGATTACAG agacAGGAGCGCTTTGCTGATAGATCACAGCTGGAGATGGAGAAAAGG GAACGACGAGCTCTAGAAAGAAAGATCTCTGAGATGGAGGAGGAACttaag ATGCTTCCTGACTTGAAGGCAGACAACCAGAGGTTAAAGGACGAGAACGGTGCTCTGATCCGAGTCATTAGTAAACTGTCTAAGTAG
- the ppp1r12a gene encoding protein phosphatase 1 regulatory subunit 12A isoform X2 gives MADAKQKRNEQLKRWLGSETDLEPPLLKKKKTKVKFDEGAVFLAACSSGDTEEVLRLLERGADINYANVDGLTALHQACIDDNMDMVTFLVEHGACINQPDNEGWIPLHAAASCGYLDIAEYLINEGANVGVVNSEGETPLDIAEEEPMEELLKNEINRQGVDIEAARKEEERIMLRDARQWLNSGQINDVRHTKSGGTALHVAAAKGYAEVLKLLIQAGYDVNIKDYDGWTPLHAAAHWGKDEACRILVENLCDMDLVNKVGQTAFDVADEDVLGYLEELQKKQNLLSEKKDAKKSPLIETTTTADNNQSTKPAVKSKETLLLEVEKNAPHIENLESEKTDEELEGKKDESSCSSEEEDEDDSESENEADKTKSAAPVSNSTSSVPAPAPVSTPSNTPTTPTSPVKKVSVPTGKVSPKEEERKDESPASWRLGLRKTGSYGALAEISATKEAQKEKDLSGVMRSASSPRLTSSLDNKDKEKEKEKSLAYVAPTFPRRHPSASDIDEKENRDSAASLVRSGSYTRRRWEEDLKNNDTTSLNRTSSYQRSTSHTLTLGRSSSSRDLPAKSSSASSLDPNSTKASSSYYQSYSIHRSGSFGRRQDDAVSSTSSAVTTTTSSTSTNTITSPTGHRSVSRYWSEDGAEKEKESATVIPTINTAATTTTTTTHTTAGDGRERRRSYLTPVRDEESESQRKARSRQARQSRRSTQGVTLTDLQEAEKTIGRNRPLRSREEEKEKEEKEKQDKEKQEEKKEIEPKEDDYRSRYRFEERYRTPSLSSSSSTTVPSSSVTSSLYTSSSSLNRPDSLSGIIPSYRSSARDTEKDKKEEEKEGEDKSQPRSIRDRRRPREKRRSTGVPFWTQDSDENDPEQHSDSEEGSTKAETQSERLSRNDGSSSGSSLPDRYEPRESRRSYSRLDREDSTDYKKLYEQIQAENEKLKSQLRDTHLELDDLKRQLERATQRQERFADRSQLEMEKRERRALERKISEMEEELKMLPDLKADNQRLKDENGALIRVISKLSK, from the exons GCGTGTATAGATGATAACATGGACATGGTGACGTTCCTAGTGGAACACGGTGCCTGCATCAATCAGCCTGATAATGAGGGATGGATCCCCCTGCATGCCGCCGCTTCCTGTGGATACTTGGACATCGCAGA gtatcTGATCAATGAGGGTGCGAATGTGGGCGTGGTTAATAGTGAGGGAGAGACGCCGCTGGACATCGCAGAGGAAGAGCCAATGGAGGAGCTGctgaaaaatgaaatcaacCGACAAG gtGTGGATATAGAAGCAGCgaggaaggaggaggagcgCATCATGCTACGTGACGCTCGTCAGTGGCTAAACAGCGGGCAAATCAACGACGTCCGACACACCAAGTCAGGAGGAACCGCGCTGCACGTCGCCGCTGCTAAAGGCTACGCAGAGGTTTTAAA GCTTTTAATCCAGGCAGGTtatgatgtaaatattaaagattATGACGGCTGGACTCCTCTTCATGCTGCTGCTCACTGGGGGAAGGATGAAGCCTGCAGGATCCTGGTGGAGAACCTGTGTGACATGGACCTCGTTAATAAAGTG ggtcaAACGGCCTTCGATGTGGCCGATGAAGATGTTCTGGGATATTTAGAAGAGttacaaaagaaacagaatctG CTCAGTGAGAAGAAAGACGCTAAGAAATCTCCCTTGATAGAGACCACCACTACAGCAGATAATAACCAGTCCACTAAACCTGCCGTGAAGAg TAAAGAGACACTGTTACTAGAGGTGGAGAAGAACGCTCCTCACATCGAGAACTTGGAGTCAGAGAAAACTGATGAGGAATTGGAGGGGAAGAAGGACGAGTCCAGCTGCTCCAGtgaagaagaggatgaagacGACTCTGAGTCTGAGAACGAAGCAG ATAAGACCAAGTCAGCTGCTCCAGTGAGTAACTCCACCAGTTCTGTCCCCGCCCCCGCCCCAGTATCCACCCCCAGCAACACTCCGACCACGCCCACCTCACCTGTTAAAAAG GTGAGTGTACCTACAGGTAAAGTGTCTCctaaagaggaggagaggaaggatGAGTCGCCGGCATCATGGAGACTGGGCTTGAGGAAGACAGGAAGTTACGGTGCACTGGCAGAGATCAGTGCAACAAAAGAGGCTCAGAAGGAGAAAGACCTGAGTGGGGTGATGCGCTCAGCCTCCTCACCACGACTCACCTCCTCACTGGATAACAAGGACAAGGAGAAG GAAAAGGAGAAGTCTCTGGCATACGTGGCTCCCACTTTCCCAAGAAGACACCCGAGTGCATCAGATATAGACGAGAAGGAAAACag GGACTCAGCAGCTAGTCTGGTGCGAAGTGGTTCTTACACACGGAGACGCTGGGAAGAAGATCTGAAGAACAACGACACAACCTCCTTAAACCGAACATCCAGCTACCAGCGCAG CACgtcacacactttaacacttgGCCGAAGCAGCAGTTCTCGCGATCTTCCTGCAAAATCATCTTCGGCTTCCAGTCTGGATCCTAACAGCACTAAAGCTTCATCGTCCTACTACCAGTCTTACAGCATACAccgcag cggaTCGTTTGGAAGGAGGCAAGACGATGCTGTGAGCTCCACTTCCTCTGCTGTTACTACGACGACAAGCTCCACCTCCACTAACACAATTACCTCACCTACAGGACACCGCAGTGTGTCCAG GTATTGGTCCGAGGATGGGgcggagaaagagaaggaatcGGCGACTGTAATTCCCACCATTAACACTGCAGCCACCACAactaccaccaccacacacactactgcagGAGATGGCAGAGAGAGACGCAG ATCATACCTCACTCCTGTGCGTGATGAGGAGTCCGAGTCTCAGAGGAAAGCTCGGTCTCGACAGGCCAGGCAGTCCAGAAGGTCCACACAG GGAGTGACCTTAACTGACCTCCAGGAGGCTGAGAAGACCATCGGTCGCAATCGTCCGCTGCGGTCtcgagaggaggagaaggaaaaagaagagaaggagaaacaggACAAggagaagcaggaggagaagaaggagatcGAGCCAAAAGAGGATGACTATCGTTCACGCTATCGCTTTGAGGAG CGATACCGCACCCCTTCCTTGAGCTCGTCCTCTTCCACTACTGTGCCGTCGTCCTCCGTTACTTCATCACTCTACACGTCCTCTTCCTCGCTGAACCGCCCTGACAGTCTGAGTGGAATCATACCCAGCTACAGAAGCTCTGCCCGCGACACTGAGAAAG ataagaaagaagaagaaaaggagggAGAGGATAAAAGTCAGCCTCGCTCTATACGTGATCGCAGACGTCCTCGAGAGAAACGGCGCTCTACTGGAGTCCCATTCTGGACACAAGAT AGCGATGAGAATGACCCAGAACAGCACTCGGACTCAGAGGAAGGGAGCACTAAAGCAGAAACACAG AGTGAAAGACTCTCGAG AAACGACGGCTCGTCCTCTGGTTCGTCCCTCCCTGATCGTTACGAGCCCAGAGAGAGCCGCCGGTCGTATTCACGACTCGACCGAGAGGACAGCACTGACTACAAGAAG ctttatGAACAGATCCAAGCTGAAAATGAGAAGCTTAAATCTCAGTTACGCGACACACATCTGGAGCTGGATGATCTAAAGAGGCAGCTGGAGAGGGCCACACAG agacAGGAGCGCTTTGCTGATAGATCACAGCTGGAGATGGAGAAAAGG GAACGACGAGCTCTAGAAAGAAAGATCTCTGAGATGGAGGAGGAACttaag ATGCTTCCTGACTTGAAGGCAGACAACCAGAGGTTAAAGGACGAGAACGGTGCTCTGATCCGAGTCATTAGTAAACTGTCTAAGTAG
- the ppp1r12a gene encoding protein phosphatase 1 regulatory subunit 12A isoform X5, producing the protein MADAKQKRNEQLKRWLGSETDLEPPLLKKKKTKVKFDEGAVFLAACSSGDTEEVLRLLERGADINYANVDGLTALHQACIDDNMDMVTFLVEHGACINQPDNEGWIPLHAAASCGYLDIAEYLINEGANVGVVNSEGETPLDIAEEEPMEELLKNEINRQGVDIEAARKEEERIMLRDARQWLNSGQINDVRHTKSGGTALHVAAAKGYAEVLKLLIQAGYDVNIKDYDGWTPLHAAAHWGKDEACRILVENLCDMDLVNKVGQTAFDVADEDVLGYLEELQKKQNLLSEKKDAKKSPLIETTTTADNNQSTKPAVKSKETLLLEVEKNAPHIENLESEKTDEELEGKKDESSCSSEEEDEDDSESENEADKTKSAAPVSNSTSSVPAPAPVSTPSNTPTTPTSPVKKVSVPTGKVSPKEEERKDESPASWRLGLRKTGSYGALAEISATKEAQKEKDLSGVMRSASSPRLTSSLDNKDKEKEKEKSLAYVAPTFPRRHPSASDIDEKENRDSAASLVRSGSYTRRRWEEDLKNNDTTSLNRTSSYQRSGSFGRRQDDAVSSTSSAVTTTTSSTSTNTITSPTGHRSVSRYWSEDGAEKEKESATVIPTINTAATTTTTTTHTTAGDGRERRRSYLTPVRDEESESQRKARSRQARQSRRSTQGVTLTDLQEAEKTIGRNRPLRSREEEKEKEEKEKQDKEKQEEKKEIEPKEDDYRSRYRFEERYRTPSLSSSSSTTVPSSSVTSSLYTSSSSLNRPDSLSGIIPSYRSSARDTEKDKKEEEKEGEDKSQPRSIRDRRRPREKRRSTGVPFWTQDSDENDPEQHSDSEEGSTKAETQSERLSRNDGSSSGSSLPDRYEPRESRRSYSRLDREDSTDYKKLYEQIQAENEKLKSQLRDTHLELDDLKRQLERATQVRGLQRQERFADRSQLEMEKRERRALERKISEMEEELKMLPDLKADNQRLKDENGALIRVISKLSK; encoded by the exons GCGTGTATAGATGATAACATGGACATGGTGACGTTCCTAGTGGAACACGGTGCCTGCATCAATCAGCCTGATAATGAGGGATGGATCCCCCTGCATGCCGCCGCTTCCTGTGGATACTTGGACATCGCAGA gtatcTGATCAATGAGGGTGCGAATGTGGGCGTGGTTAATAGTGAGGGAGAGACGCCGCTGGACATCGCAGAGGAAGAGCCAATGGAGGAGCTGctgaaaaatgaaatcaacCGACAAG gtGTGGATATAGAAGCAGCgaggaaggaggaggagcgCATCATGCTACGTGACGCTCGTCAGTGGCTAAACAGCGGGCAAATCAACGACGTCCGACACACCAAGTCAGGAGGAACCGCGCTGCACGTCGCCGCTGCTAAAGGCTACGCAGAGGTTTTAAA GCTTTTAATCCAGGCAGGTtatgatgtaaatattaaagattATGACGGCTGGACTCCTCTTCATGCTGCTGCTCACTGGGGGAAGGATGAAGCCTGCAGGATCCTGGTGGAGAACCTGTGTGACATGGACCTCGTTAATAAAGTG ggtcaAACGGCCTTCGATGTGGCCGATGAAGATGTTCTGGGATATTTAGAAGAGttacaaaagaaacagaatctG CTCAGTGAGAAGAAAGACGCTAAGAAATCTCCCTTGATAGAGACCACCACTACAGCAGATAATAACCAGTCCACTAAACCTGCCGTGAAGAg TAAAGAGACACTGTTACTAGAGGTGGAGAAGAACGCTCCTCACATCGAGAACTTGGAGTCAGAGAAAACTGATGAGGAATTGGAGGGGAAGAAGGACGAGTCCAGCTGCTCCAGtgaagaagaggatgaagacGACTCTGAGTCTGAGAACGAAGCAG ATAAGACCAAGTCAGCTGCTCCAGTGAGTAACTCCACCAGTTCTGTCCCCGCCCCCGCCCCAGTATCCACCCCCAGCAACACTCCGACCACGCCCACCTCACCTGTTAAAAAG GTGAGTGTACCTACAGGTAAAGTGTCTCctaaagaggaggagaggaaggatGAGTCGCCGGCATCATGGAGACTGGGCTTGAGGAAGACAGGAAGTTACGGTGCACTGGCAGAGATCAGTGCAACAAAAGAGGCTCAGAAGGAGAAAGACCTGAGTGGGGTGATGCGCTCAGCCTCCTCACCACGACTCACCTCCTCACTGGATAACAAGGACAAGGAGAAG GAAAAGGAGAAGTCTCTGGCATACGTGGCTCCCACTTTCCCAAGAAGACACCCGAGTGCATCAGATATAGACGAGAAGGAAAACag GGACTCAGCAGCTAGTCTGGTGCGAAGTGGTTCTTACACACGGAGACGCTGGGAAGAAGATCTGAAGAACAACGACACAACCTCCTTAAACCGAACATCCAGCTACCAGCGCAG cggaTCGTTTGGAAGGAGGCAAGACGATGCTGTGAGCTCCACTTCCTCTGCTGTTACTACGACGACAAGCTCCACCTCCACTAACACAATTACCTCACCTACAGGACACCGCAGTGTGTCCAG GTATTGGTCCGAGGATGGGgcggagaaagagaaggaatcGGCGACTGTAATTCCCACCATTAACACTGCAGCCACCACAactaccaccaccacacacactactgcagGAGATGGCAGAGAGAGACGCAG ATCATACCTCACTCCTGTGCGTGATGAGGAGTCCGAGTCTCAGAGGAAAGCTCGGTCTCGACAGGCCAGGCAGTCCAGAAGGTCCACACAG GGAGTGACCTTAACTGACCTCCAGGAGGCTGAGAAGACCATCGGTCGCAATCGTCCGCTGCGGTCtcgagaggaggagaaggaaaaagaagagaaggagaaacaggACAAggagaagcaggaggagaagaaggagatcGAGCCAAAAGAGGATGACTATCGTTCACGCTATCGCTTTGAGGAG CGATACCGCACCCCTTCCTTGAGCTCGTCCTCTTCCACTACTGTGCCGTCGTCCTCCGTTACTTCATCACTCTACACGTCCTCTTCCTCGCTGAACCGCCCTGACAGTCTGAGTGGAATCATACCCAGCTACAGAAGCTCTGCCCGCGACACTGAGAAAG ataagaaagaagaagaaaaggagggAGAGGATAAAAGTCAGCCTCGCTCTATACGTGATCGCAGACGTCCTCGAGAGAAACGGCGCTCTACTGGAGTCCCATTCTGGACACAAGAT AGCGATGAGAATGACCCAGAACAGCACTCGGACTCAGAGGAAGGGAGCACTAAAGCAGAAACACAG AGTGAAAGACTCTCGAG AAACGACGGCTCGTCCTCTGGTTCGTCCCTCCCTGATCGTTACGAGCCCAGAGAGAGCCGCCGGTCGTATTCACGACTCGACCGAGAGGACAGCACTGACTACAAGAAG ctttatGAACAGATCCAAGCTGAAAATGAGAAGCTTAAATCTCAGTTACGCGACACACATCTGGAGCTGGATGATCTAAAGAGGCAGCTGGAGAGGGCCACACAGGTGAGGGGATTACAG agacAGGAGCGCTTTGCTGATAGATCACAGCTGGAGATGGAGAAAAGG GAACGACGAGCTCTAGAAAGAAAGATCTCTGAGATGGAGGAGGAACttaag ATGCTTCCTGACTTGAAGGCAGACAACCAGAGGTTAAAGGACGAGAACGGTGCTCTGATCCGAGTCATTAGTAAACTGTCTAAGTAG